A portion of the Bacillus thuringiensis genome contains these proteins:
- the pstC gene encoding phosphate ABC transporter permease subunit PstC yields MKGKKQINYVKSEYIGRSLVTFCGIFIVLITLAIIAFICGKGIQSFTQSGISFTEMLTSTKWNPNADQGSFGALIFIVGSTVVSLGAVIISAPIAIALAIFMNLISPKFGNKVLKPVLELLVGIPSVVYGLLGVTILVPLLRDSFGGVGFSLIAGIVVLSIMILPTIASIASDAIRSVPFDYLEASYGLGSTKWQAISRVIVPAAKKGILTGVVLGLARAFGEALAVQMVIGNTIKLPEGIYSPTATLTGILTMDMTNTLNGTAWNNALWTLAMILLVISFLFILVIRAIGQRGER; encoded by the coding sequence ATGAAGGGGAAAAAACAAATTAATTACGTGAAAAGTGAATATATAGGAAGATCACTTGTTACGTTTTGCGGTATTTTTATTGTTTTAATTACATTAGCTATTATTGCATTTATTTGTGGTAAAGGTATTCAATCTTTTACACAAAGTGGTATCTCGTTTACTGAGATGTTAACATCGACAAAATGGAATCCAAATGCTGATCAAGGATCCTTTGGGGCTTTGATTTTCATTGTAGGTTCAACGGTGGTTTCGTTAGGTGCGGTCATTATTAGTGCACCAATTGCTATAGCTCTTGCTATATTCATGAATTTAATTTCGCCGAAGTTTGGAAATAAAGTATTGAAGCCTGTTCTAGAATTGTTAGTTGGTATTCCTTCGGTTGTATACGGATTATTAGGGGTTACGATTTTAGTACCACTATTACGTGATTCGTTTGGGGGAGTGGGCTTTAGTTTAATTGCAGGTATTGTTGTATTAAGTATTATGATTTTACCTACTATTGCTAGTATCGCTTCTGATGCAATACGTTCTGTTCCATTTGATTATTTAGAAGCTTCTTATGGTCTAGGATCAACGAAATGGCAAGCGATTAGCCGAGTGATTGTTCCTGCTGCGAAAAAAGGGATTTTAACAGGTGTTGTTTTAGGCTTAGCGCGTGCTTTCGGTGAAGCGCTAGCGGTTCAAATGGTAATCGGGAATACGATTAAATTACCAGAAGGAATATATAGTCCAACAGCGACGTTAACTGGTATTTTAACAATGGACATGACGAATACATTGAACGGAACTGCTTGGAACAATGCGCTATGGACTTTAGCGATGATTTTACTTGTTATTTCATTCCTGTTTATTTTAGTAATTCGAGCGATTGGACAAAGAGGTGAGCGATAA
- the pstA gene encoding phosphate ABC transporter permease PstA, with protein sequence MNARTVNKVWTGIFYAVAALVVAMLVFLVFEILQKGWGFWDPNFLFGEPSNTRAGGGIGPQLFNSFYMLVITLIISIPLGLGAGIYLAEYAKQGRFLNFVRLCIETMASLPSIVVGLFGLLVFVTMTGWGYTVMGGALALTILNLPGLTRVCENAISEVPHNVKEASLGLGATKWQTIARIIIPSSLPQIITGIILAAGRIFGEAAALIYTAGLTSPILNSAADFSSPAHPLNPFRPAETLAVHIWKLNSEGVIPDAKLIATKSAAVLIIMVLLFNVISRLIASILHKRFTGTKRKSKTTKKVKAA encoded by the coding sequence ATGAATGCAAGAACGGTAAATAAAGTTTGGACAGGTATCTTTTATGCGGTTGCGGCTTTGGTCGTAGCTATGCTAGTGTTCTTAGTGTTTGAAATTTTACAAAAGGGATGGGGATTTTGGGATCCTAATTTCTTGTTTGGAGAACCAAGTAATACAAGAGCTGGTGGTGGGATTGGTCCACAGTTATTCAATTCCTTCTACATGCTTGTTATAACGCTTATTATATCTATTCCTCTTGGGTTAGGTGCTGGAATATATTTAGCGGAGTATGCAAAACAAGGGCGCTTTTTAAATTTCGTTCGTTTATGCATTGAGACAATGGCGTCTTTACCTTCTATTGTTGTTGGTTTATTCGGTTTGTTGGTGTTCGTTACAATGACAGGCTGGGGATACACAGTAATGGGTGGTGCTCTTGCTTTAACTATTTTAAACTTACCAGGTTTAACGCGTGTTTGTGAAAATGCGATTTCAGAAGTGCCTCATAATGTAAAAGAAGCAAGTCTTGGATTAGGTGCAACGAAGTGGCAAACAATCGCTCGTATTATTATCCCATCTTCATTACCGCAAATTATTACAGGTATTATTTTAGCGGCGGGTCGTATATTTGGAGAAGCGGCAGCATTAATTTATACAGCGGGTTTAACATCCCCGATTTTAAATTCAGCAGCGGATTTCTCGAGCCCTGCGCATCCTTTAAATCCGTTTAGACCAGCTGAAACATTAGCGGTTCACATTTGGAAATTAAATTCTGAAGGAGTTATTCCAGATGCGAAGTTGATTGCGACAAAATCTGCAGCTGTATTAATTATTATGGTATTACTATTCAATGTTATTTCACGCTTGATAGCGTCTATATTACACAAGCGCTTTACAGGAACGAAAAGAAAAAGTAAAACAACGAAAAAGGTAAAAGCGGCATAA
- a CDS encoding AAA family ATPase has product MFFLQMSGFPGSGKSTVSKYIAKLTGAVIIDHDVLKSALLKSLKVKGIESTIVGGLAYDAEWVLIDSYLEQGHSVILDSPCLYEGMVEKGIELSNKHGVKYKYIECYLNDMEEINRRLQTRKRMISQIEKVESEVGFKKWLNGSKRPSNNEYLIVDSSKPIEQYVEKMMDYMTK; this is encoded by the coding sequence TTGTTTTTTCTGCAAATGTCAGGTTTTCCTGGGTCAGGAAAATCGACAGTTTCTAAGTATATAGCGAAATTAACAGGTGCTGTAATTATAGATCATGATGTTTTGAAATCCGCGTTGTTAAAATCATTAAAAGTAAAAGGAATTGAATCAACGATTGTTGGTGGGCTTGCGTATGATGCCGAATGGGTATTGATCGATTCTTATTTAGAACAAGGGCATAGTGTTATATTGGATAGTCCGTGTTTATATGAGGGAATGGTTGAAAAAGGGATTGAATTATCAAATAAACATGGTGTGAAATATAAATATATTGAGTGTTATCTTAATGATATGGAAGAGATTAATAGGAGACTGCAAACGCGTAAGCGTATGATCAGTCAAATTGAAAAGGTGGAGTCGGAAGTAGGTTTTAAAAAGTGGTTAAATGGTAGTAAAAGACCTTCAAATAATGAATACCTTATTGTGGATTCTAGTAAACCTATAGAGCAATATGTGGAAAAAATGATGGATTATATGACTAAGTAG
- a CDS encoding efflux RND transporter permease subunit encodes MDRLTKFSLKNRAAIIIMIFLISILGVYSGSKLPMEFLPSIDNPAITVTTLSQGLDAETMTKDVTDPLEKQFRNLEHVDTITSSTYEGLSRIDIAYTSKANMKNAAREVEKAVNTIKLPKDVTKPVVSQLNTSMIPLAQITIQKQNGFSKADEKQIEKEIVPQLENIDGVANVMFFGKSTSELSIVLDPNQLKNKNVTSQQVLTVLQGKETSTPAGAITVNQEEYNLRVIGDIKNVNDIKNITVAPQVKLQDIAQIEIKQHYDTISHINGEEGTGLIIMKEPSKNAVAIGKEIDKKVKEINKEYKDQFSIKLLASTHEQVENAVTSMGKEVILGAIAATLIILIFLRNFRTTLIAVVSIPLSILLTLFLLHQSNITLNILTLGGLAVAVGRLVDDSIVVIENIFRRLQKDSFSKNIILDATKEVAVAITSSTLTTVAVFLPIGLVSGAIGKLMLPMVLAVVYSILSSLIVALTVVPLMAFLLLKKTKHRKPSSSSRYVATLKWSLSHKFIILLTAFLLFAGSIAAYILLPKANIKSEDDTMLSINMTFPADYNAEAQKQKAFDFEKKLLSNSDVTDVILRMGSSAEDAQWGQTTKNNLTSIFVVFKKGSDIDQYIKELKKENKTFEPAELDYIKTSYSSSGGGNNLQFNVTATNEADLKEAATIVETKLKSMDDLSKVKTNLEDSKKEWQIHIDQTKAEQLGLTPEIVAQQVAFLMKKSPIGEITINNEKTTIMIEHKKENITKQEDILNTNILSPINGPIPLKDIATISEKQTQTEIFHKDGKETIQITAEASNEDLSKVNTAVNKAITDLDLPSGSKVNIAGATESMQENFTDLFKIMGIAIGIVYLIMVITFGQARAPFAILFSLPLAAVGGILGLIISRTPVDVNSLIGALMLIGIVVTNAIVLIERVQQNREHGMETREALLEAGSTRLRPIIMTAITTIVAMLPLLFGQSQAGSMVSKSLAVVVIGGLAVSTVLTLVVVPVMYELLDKIGRKRRSRRKISTSTETPDI; translated from the coding sequence ATGGATAGGTTAACAAAGTTTTCATTAAAAAACCGAGCTGCCATTATCATCATGATTTTCCTTATTTCCATACTCGGTGTTTATTCCGGCTCTAAATTACCTATGGAATTTTTACCAAGTATCGACAATCCAGCAATTACCGTCACAACCTTATCTCAAGGACTCGATGCTGAAACGATGACAAAAGATGTAACTGATCCTCTCGAAAAACAATTTCGCAATTTAGAACACGTCGACACCATTACTTCTTCTACATACGAGGGATTATCACGTATCGATATTGCGTATACATCAAAAGCAAACATGAAAAATGCAGCACGCGAAGTCGAAAAAGCCGTCAATACAATTAAATTACCTAAAGATGTAACCAAGCCCGTAGTTAGTCAACTAAACACTTCTATGATTCCACTCGCCCAAATTACTATCCAGAAACAAAACGGGTTTTCAAAAGCAGATGAAAAACAAATTGAAAAAGAAATCGTACCACAACTCGAAAACATTGATGGTGTTGCTAATGTTATGTTTTTCGGAAAATCCACCTCTGAATTATCTATCGTACTTGATCCGAACCAATTAAAAAACAAAAACGTAACATCACAGCAGGTACTAACTGTTTTACAAGGAAAAGAAACTTCTACTCCAGCTGGGGCAATTACTGTTAATCAAGAAGAATACAATCTCCGCGTCATCGGGGACATAAAAAATGTAAATGACATTAAAAACATCACTGTGGCACCCCAAGTGAAATTACAAGACATTGCTCAAATCGAAATCAAACAACACTACGATACAATCTCACATATAAACGGCGAAGAAGGAACAGGATTAATCATCATGAAAGAACCGAGTAAAAATGCAGTTGCCATCGGAAAAGAGATTGATAAAAAAGTTAAAGAGATAAATAAGGAATATAAAGATCAATTTTCTATTAAACTTTTGGCTTCAACCCATGAACAAGTTGAAAATGCTGTTACTAGCATGGGAAAAGAAGTAATACTTGGAGCAATCGCTGCAACTCTAATTATCTTAATCTTTTTACGTAACTTCCGAACAACACTCATCGCTGTTGTCAGTATTCCATTATCTATTTTATTAACACTCTTTTTACTACATCAATCTAACATCACACTTAACATTTTAACCCTTGGTGGTTTAGCTGTTGCGGTTGGACGTCTCGTCGATGATAGTATCGTTGTCATCGAGAATATTTTCCGCCGTTTACAAAAAGATTCTTTCTCTAAAAATATTATTCTTGATGCAACGAAAGAAGTCGCCGTCGCAATTACTTCTTCTACTTTAACAACCGTCGCTGTTTTTTTACCTATCGGCCTCGTATCAGGAGCAATCGGAAAATTAATGTTACCTATGGTATTAGCAGTTGTATATTCTATTCTATCATCCTTAATCGTTGCACTAACAGTTGTTCCACTTATGGCTTTTTTACTACTCAAAAAAACAAAGCATCGAAAGCCAAGTTCTTCATCACGATATGTTGCTACGTTAAAGTGGTCTCTTTCTCATAAATTCATTATTCTACTTACTGCATTTTTATTATTTGCAGGATCAATTGCAGCCTATATATTACTACCGAAAGCAAACATAAAATCTGAGGACGACACAATGTTATCTATTAACATGACATTTCCAGCCGATTATAATGCTGAAGCTCAAAAACAAAAAGCATTCGATTTCGAAAAGAAATTACTTTCTAATTCAGATGTAACAGACGTTATTTTACGAATGGGATCTAGCGCAGAAGATGCACAATGGGGGCAAACAACTAAAAATAACCTTACTAGTATATTTGTAGTCTTTAAAAAAGGTTCTGATATTGATCAATATATTAAAGAGTTAAAAAAGGAAAATAAAACTTTTGAACCTGCTGAACTTGATTATATAAAAACAAGTTATTCAAGCTCTGGTGGCGGCAACAACTTACAATTTAACGTAACAGCTACTAACGAAGCAGATTTAAAAGAGGCGGCTACTATCGTCGAAACAAAACTAAAAAGCATGGATGATCTTTCTAAAGTAAAAACGAATTTAGAAGACTCTAAGAAAGAATGGCAAATTCATATTGATCAAACAAAGGCTGAACAACTAGGTTTAACACCAGAAATAGTTGCGCAACAAGTAGCATTCCTTATGAAGAAGTCACCTATTGGCGAAATTACAATTAATAATGAAAAAACTACTATTATGATAGAACATAAAAAGGAAAACATTACTAAACAAGAAGATATTTTAAATACAAACATACTATCACCTATTAATGGACCAATTCCTTTAAAAGACATCGCAACTATTTCAGAAAAACAAACGCAAACAGAAATTTTCCATAAAGACGGAAAAGAAACAATTCAAATTACCGCCGAAGCTTCAAATGAAGACTTGAGTAAAGTAAACACAGCAGTAAATAAAGCGATAACTGACTTAGATTTACCTAGCGGTTCAAAAGTAAATATCGCAGGAGCTACTGAATCTATGCAAGAGAATTTTACAGATTTATTCAAAATTATGGGGATCGCAATCGGGATTGTATATTTAATTATGGTTATCACCTTCGGGCAAGCACGCGCTCCTTTTGCAATCCTATTCTCCTTACCGTTAGCTGCTGTCGGTGGTATTTTAGGATTAATCATTTCACGAACACCTGTTGATGTAAATTCCTTGATTGGCGCATTAATGTTAATCGGGATTGTTGTTACAAACGCTATTGTATTAATAGAAAGAGTCCAACAAAATCGGGAACACGGCATGGAAACTAGAGAAGCCTTACTTGAAGCAGGTTCTACTAGACTACGCCCAATTATTATGACAGCTATTACAACAATCGTTGCTATGCTCCCACTCCTATTTGGCCAATCCCAAGCAGGAAGTATGGTATCAAAAAGTTTAGCCGTCGTTGTCATCGGCGGTTTGGCAGTCTCAACTGTTCTTACATTAGTAGTCGTTCCAGTTATGTATGAACTATTAGATAAAATCGGGAGAAAAAGACGCTCCCGTAGGAAAATAAGCACTTCTACAGAAACACCTGATATTTAA